Proteins from a genomic interval of Arvicola amphibius chromosome 14, mArvAmp1.2, whole genome shotgun sequence:
- the LOC119800608 gene encoding small proline-rich protein 2E-like isoform X2, with translation MSYQEQQCKQPCQPPPECPPPEPCPPPKCPEPCPPPKCPEPCSTQPCQQKCPPVQPPSPCQQKCPPKSK, from the exons ATGTCTTACCAAGAGCAGCAGTGCAAGCAGCCCTGCCAGCCTCCTCCTGAGTGCCCACC CCCTGAGCCTTGTCCTCCTCCAAAGTGCCCTGAGCCTTGTCCTCCTCCAAAGTGCCCTGAGCCATGCTCCACTCAGCCATGCCAGCAGAAATGCCCTCCTGTGCAACCTCCTTCACCCTGCCAGCAGAAGTGCCCACCCAAGAGCAAGTGA
- the LOC119800608 gene encoding small proline-rich protein 2G-like isoform X1, with translation MSYQEQQCKQPCQPPPECPPTKALSSPKCPEPCPPPKCPEPCPPPKCPEPCPPPKCPEPCSTQPCQQKCPPVQPPSPCQQKCPPKSK, from the exons ATGTCTTACCAAGAGCAGCAGTGCAAGCAGCCCTGCCAGCCTCCTCCTGAGTGCCCACCCACAAA AGCCTTGTCCTCCCCCAAGTGCCCTGAGCCTTGTCCTCCTCCAAAGTGCCCTGAGCCTTGTCCTCCTCCAAAGTGCCCTGAGCCTTGTCCTCCTCCAAAGTGCCCTGAGCCATGCTCCACTCAGCCATGCCAGCAGAAATGCCCTCCTGTGCAACCTCCTTCACCCTGCCAGCAGAAGTGCCCACCCAAGAGCAAGTGA
- the LOC119800624 gene encoding small proline-rich protein 2D-like: protein MSYQEQQCKQPCQPPPVCPPTKCPEPCPPPKFPEPCPPPKCPEPCPPSQCPEPCQQKCPPVQPPPCQQKCPPKSK, encoded by the coding sequence ATGTCTTATCAAGAGCAGCAGTGCAAGCAGCCCTGCCAGCCTCCTCCTGTGTGCCCACCCACAAAGTGCCCAGAGCCTTGTCCTCCCCCAAAGTTTCCTGAGCCTTGTCCTCCCCCAAAGTGCCCTGAGCCTTGTCCTCCTTCTCAGTGCCCAGAGCCATGCCAACAGAAATGCCCTCCTGTGCAACCTCCACCCTGCCAGCAGAAGTGCCCACCCAAGAGCAAGTGA
- the LOC119800642 gene encoding small proline-rich protein 2D-like, whose protein sequence is MSYQEQQCKQPCQPPPVCPPTKCPEPCPPPKCPEPCPPTKCPEPCPPSKCPEPCPPPKCPEPCQQKCPPVQPPPCQQKCPPKSK, encoded by the coding sequence ATGTCTTATCAAGAGCAGCAGTGCAAGCAGCCCTGCCAGCCTCCTCCTGTGTGCCCACCCACAAAGTGCCCAGAGCCTTGTCCTCCTCCAAAGTGCCCAGAGCCTTGTCCTCCCACAAAGTGCCCAGAGCCTTGTCCTCCTTCAAAGTGCCCAGAGCCTTGTCCTCCTCCGAAGTGCCCAGAGCCATGCCAGCAGAAATGCCCTCCTGTGCAACCTCCACCCTGCCAGCAGAAGTGCCCACCCAAGAGCAAGTGA
- the LOC119800620 gene encoding small proline-rich protein 2G: protein MSYQEQQCKQPCQPPPPCPPPKCPEPCPPPKCPEPCPPPKCPEPCPPPQCPEPCQQKCPPVQPPSPCQQKCPPKSK from the exons ATGTCTTACCAAGAGCAGCAGTGCAAGCAGCCCTGCCAGCCTCCTCCT CCTTGTCCTCCTCCAAAGTGCCCAGAGCCTTGTCCTCCTCCAAAGTGCCCAGAGCCCTGTCCTCCTCCAAAGTGCCCAGAGCCTTGTCCTCCTCCACAGTGCCCAGAGCCATGCCAACAGAAATGCCCTCCTGTGCAACCTCCTTCACCCTGCCAGCAGAAGTGCCCACCCAAGAGCAAGTGA